A single Lactuca sativa cultivar Salinas chromosome 8, Lsat_Salinas_v11, whole genome shotgun sequence DNA region contains:
- the LOC111897090 gene encoding protein CIA1: MTLLEEESLKLTEVQRLEGHTDRVWGLAWNPATGADGVPAVLASCSGDKTIRIWQQRSPSSTSFDCKAVLEDTHSRTVRSCAWSPSGKQLATASFDATTAIWEQNGSDFECVSTLEGHENEVKSVSWNASGSLLATCSRDKCVWIWEVLPGNEYDCVSVLQGHTQDVKMVQWHPTVDVLFSCSYDNTIKVWADDGDSDDWHCVQTLGESNSGHSSTVWALSFNSTGDKMVTCSDDLTIKVWDVDIISLQSGDGNASWRHVCTMSGYHDRTIFSVHWSKEGIIATGAADDAIRLFAQSQDHSVDGALYKLLLKKEKAHDMDINSVQWSSTGDRLLASASDDGTIKIWKLESF, encoded by the exons ATGACTTTACTCGAAGAAGAGAGCTTAAAACTTACcgaagttcaaaggcttgaaggTCATACTGATAGGGTATGGGGTCTAGCTTGGAATCCGGCTACTGGAGCCGACGGTGTACCTGCTGTCCTCGCTTCTTGTAGCGGGGATAAGACTATTCGAATCTGGCAACAACGGAGCCCTTCCTCTACTTCCTTTGATTGCAAG GCAGTATTAGAAGACACGCATAGTCGAACAGTTAGATCATGTGCTTGGTCGCCATCTGGTAAACAATTAGCAACTGCAAGTTTTGATGCCACTACCGCTATTTGGGAACAGAATGGAAGTGACTTTGAATGTGTATCCACTTTAGAG GGGCATGAAAATGAAGTGAAAAGTGTGTCATGGAATGCATCTGGTTCTCTTCTAGCAACTTGTAGTCGAGACAAATGTGTTTGGATTTGGGAAGTTTTACCAGGAAATGAATATGACTGTGTCTCTGTTCTTCAAGGACATACACAAGATGTTAAAATGGTTCAGTGGCATCCAACTGTTGATGTTTTATTCTCTTGTAGCTACGATAACACCATTAAG gtttgGGCAGATGATGGTGATAGTGATGATTGGCATTGTGTGCAGACTTTAGGCGAATCAAACAG TGGACACTCATCTACAGTATGGGCGTTATCTTTTAATAGCACTGGAGATAAAATGGTTACATGCAG TGATGATCTGACCATTAAGGTGTGGGATGTGGATATTATAAGTTTGCAATCTGGTGATGGCAATGCATCTTG GAGACATGTTTGCACGATGTCTGGTTATCATGATCGGACAATTTTCTCTGTCCATTGGTCAAAGGAAGGGATAATAGCTACTGGAGCTGCTGATGACGCCATACGCTTATTTGCACAGTCTCAAGATCATTCG GTGGATGGAGCTTTGTATAAGTTGCTTCTCAAGAAGGAAAAGGCTCATGATATGGACATAAATTCCGTGCAATGGAGCTCTACT GGGGATAGGCTTCTTGCTTCAGCAAGTGATGATGGGACTATTAAGATCTGGAAGTTGGAATCGTTTTGA
- the LOC111897089 gene encoding iron-sulfur assembly protein IscA-like 2, mitochondrial has product MQSSRSLIQRVAPIFAARIRHNSRLLSSTSSSVLAKEPQSSSPSPTVQDSVYLSDNCVRRMKELQADEAKEKLLRLSIEAGGCSGFQYNFALEEKPNNDDRIFERDGVKLVVDTISLGFVKGATVDYVEELIRAGFQVAENPSAVGGCSCKSSFMVK; this is encoded by the exons ATGCAGTCGTCGAGGTCGTTGATTCAGCGGGTGGCACCAATTTTCGCAGCTCGAATTCGACATAACTCGAGACTTCTTAGCTCGACGTCGTCATCAGTTCTCGCTAAAGAGCCTCAATCGTCTTCTCCATCTCCTACCGTACAAGATTCGGTTTACTTGTCTGATAATTGCGTCCGG AGGATGAAAGAGTTGCAGGCTGATGAAGCTAAGGAGAAACTGCTTCGATTAAGCATAGAAGCAGGTGGTTGTTCTGGTTTTCAATACAACTTTGCTCTTGAAGAGAAACCCAACAATGATGACAG GATATTTGAGAGGGATGGTGTTAAATTGGTGGTTGACACAATATCATTAGGGTTTGTAAAAGGTGCAACTGTTGATTATGTTGAAGAGCTCATCCGTGCTGGATTTCAG GTAGCTGAAAATCCAAGTGCTGTTGGTGGTTGTAGCTGTAAAAGTTCATTCATGGTAAAATAG